One genomic region from Natrarchaeobius halalkaliphilus encodes:
- a CDS encoding NAD+ synthase: MGVDSRTFVYPRSGVENGSFITSREELEEVRTRLTDHVRATVEDADAAGVVVAMSGGIDSTVTATLAVDALGSDRVLGLGLPCHKTERAAVSEARTIAEGLGIEFHDVQLRPLLAAFEETFAGELEEASSAEQPTQRPNERNYAIGNAVARFRMLCAYYVANRRSRLVLGTANRSEWLLGYFTKYGDGAADLYPIGDLYKTEVRALAERIGVPRRIVNKEPTAGFWAGQTDASELGAPYEVIDPFLTRIVDERLSIEDAADELEITLETARTIALRCSETAHKRTLPPTPGIDGRTDLR; encoded by the coding sequence ATGGGTGTTGATAGCCGAACGTTTGTCTACCCTCGATCCGGGGTCGAGAACGGTTCGTTCATCACGAGCCGCGAAGAACTCGAGGAAGTACGCACGCGCCTCACCGATCACGTTCGAGCGACGGTGGAGGACGCGGACGCAGCGGGAGTCGTCGTCGCGATGAGCGGCGGAATCGATTCGACCGTGACGGCGACGCTGGCCGTCGACGCGCTGGGTAGTGACCGGGTCCTCGGCCTCGGTCTCCCCTGTCACAAAACCGAGCGTGCGGCCGTCAGCGAAGCTCGAACGATCGCGGAGGGGCTCGGAATCGAGTTTCACGACGTGCAGCTTCGACCGTTGCTCGCTGCGTTCGAAGAGACGTTTGCGGGCGAACTCGAGGAGGCATCGAGCGCGGAGCAACCGACGCAGCGTCCGAACGAACGGAACTACGCGATCGGCAACGCGGTCGCACGGTTTCGAATGCTGTGTGCCTACTACGTCGCGAACCGCCGATCACGACTGGTTCTCGGCACCGCGAATCGGTCGGAGTGGCTTCTTGGCTACTTCACCAAGTACGGTGACGGTGCGGCCGACCTCTACCCGATCGGAGACCTCTACAAGACCGAGGTGCGAGCGCTTGCAGAGCGGATCGGAGTTCCGCGACGGATCGTCAACAAGGAACCCACGGCCGGTTTCTGGGCCGGACAGACGGACGCCAGCGAACTGGGTGCACCCTACGAAGTGATCGATCCGTTCCTGACTCGAATCGTCGACGAGCGCCTGTCAATCGAGGACGCTGCCGACGAACTCGAGATCACCCTCGAGACGGCGCGAACGATCGCCCTTCGCTGCTCGGAGACTGCGCACAAGCGGACGCTCCCACCGACGCCGGGAATCGACGGACGAACCGATCTGCGGTGA
- a CDS encoding HalOD1 output domain-containing protein, protein MSVIEALASAEETDPTALEPTLYESIDPDALDALVQSATRSMTLEFTHGDYLVRIDESASVTVTPTDDRLAETV, encoded by the coding sequence ATGAGTGTTATCGAAGCGCTCGCATCCGCTGAGGAAACTGATCCGACAGCGCTCGAACCGACGCTGTACGAATCGATCGATCCGGACGCACTGGACGCGCTCGTCCAGTCTGCGACTCGATCGATGACGCTCGAGTTTACTCACGGCGACTACCTCGTACGGATCGACGAATCGGCCTCCGTTACGGTCACTCCGACCGACGACCGACTGGCCGAAACGGTTTGA
- a CDS encoding winged helix-turn-helix domain-containing protein has protein sequence MEQTDEEEIEDLPPSAKLVFKVLEYDGPLTQKQIVEESMLSARTVRYALERLGEIGIVDEDIYFADARQSLYRLTEPVAADGKGVEEPAKKDACCAE, from the coding sequence ATGGAACAGACTGACGAGGAAGAAATCGAAGACTTGCCGCCAAGTGCAAAACTCGTTTTCAAGGTTCTCGAGTACGACGGGCCACTGACGCAAAAACAGATCGTCGAGGAGTCGATGCTCTCGGCGCGCACGGTTCGATACGCACTCGAGCGACTCGGGGAGATCGGAATCGTCGACGAGGACATTTACTTTGCTGATGCCAGACAGAGCCTGTACCGGCTAACTGAGCCGGTCGCAGCGGACGGAAAGGGAGTCGAGGAACCGGCGAAAAAAGACGCCTGCTGTGCGGAGTAG
- a CDS encoding PINc/VapC family ATPase, whose protein sequence is MNVVPDTSVVIDGRVSSTIEDGQFEGAMISVPEAVVAELEAQANDGIETGWDGLEELKQLAGLADDGRIDLEYVGERPNAIERGHASEGEIDALIRDIAEDLEATFLTSDIVQAEVAKAKGLDVQHVAPEARRVGTLTVEGFFDEQTMSVHLKTDAIPRAKRGELGEMHYEEIADEPLDEETMDEYAREVVDGAKESSEGFIELSEPGMKIVQFRDYRIAIGRPPFADGIEITAVRPIAQTDLEEYDNAQELKDRLLERQRGVLISGAPGAGKSTFAQAVARFISDHDYAVKTMEKPRDLQVGPEITQYTELAGKMEKTADALLMVRPDYTIYDEVRKTNDFEVFADMRLAGVGMIGVVHATRPIDALQRLVGRVELGMIPQVVDTVVYIEAGEVNTVYDVRTEVKVPAGLTEEDLARPVIQVTNFETNEPEYEIYTFNRQVVTVPLKDDENGPGSDSGVDRIAKQEIEREIRSIAHGYVDVRLKSQNRAVVYVEEDDISSVIGKGGGRITDVENRLGIDIDVRTHDENPHYGTSDSEGSRSNSAGSGHSGGSGGGGQQAAGQTVTPDITSRHIVIPVDDNHGETVEVQAGGDYLFTATVSRGGEIQVSRGSAIADELEQAIDRKEPVTVVPS, encoded by the coding sequence ATGAACGTTGTGCCGGATACGAGCGTGGTTATCGACGGCCGCGTCTCGTCGACGATCGAAGACGGGCAGTTCGAGGGTGCGATGATTTCGGTCCCCGAAGCCGTCGTCGCGGAACTCGAGGCGCAGGCCAACGACGGGATCGAGACCGGATGGGACGGTCTCGAGGAACTCAAGCAGCTTGCTGGCCTTGCCGACGACGGACGGATCGACCTCGAGTACGTCGGTGAGCGACCGAACGCGATCGAGCGCGGGCACGCCTCAGAAGGAGAGATCGACGCGCTCATCCGCGACATCGCAGAAGATCTCGAGGCGACGTTTCTCACGAGCGACATCGTTCAGGCCGAGGTCGCGAAGGCGAAAGGGCTAGACGTCCAGCACGTCGCACCCGAAGCGCGACGGGTGGGTACGCTCACCGTCGAGGGGTTCTTCGACGAGCAAACGATGAGCGTCCACCTCAAGACGGACGCTATCCCTCGAGCCAAACGCGGCGAACTCGGAGAGATGCACTACGAAGAAATCGCTGACGAACCCCTCGACGAGGAGACCATGGACGAGTACGCTCGCGAGGTGGTCGACGGCGCAAAGGAGTCCTCGGAGGGCTTCATCGAACTCTCGGAGCCGGGAATGAAGATCGTCCAGTTCCGGGACTACCGAATCGCCATCGGTCGTCCGCCGTTCGCTGACGGTATCGAGATCACCGCCGTTCGACCGATCGCCCAGACCGATCTCGAGGAGTACGACAACGCCCAGGAGCTGAAAGATCGGTTGCTCGAACGCCAGCGCGGCGTCCTGATCTCGGGTGCGCCGGGGGCAGGGAAGTCGACGTTCGCCCAGGCGGTCGCACGCTTCATCTCGGATCACGACTACGCGGTCAAGACGATGGAAAAGCCACGGGACCTGCAGGTCGGTCCGGAGATCACCCAGTACACCGAGCTGGCCGGCAAGATGGAAAAGACGGCCGACGCGCTGTTGATGGTTCGACCGGATTACACGATCTACGACGAGGTCAGAAAAACGAACGACTTCGAGGTCTTTGCGGACATGCGATTGGCGGGCGTCGGGATGATCGGTGTCGTCCACGCGACTCGACCGATCGACGCACTCCAGCGCCTCGTCGGTCGCGTCGAACTCGGAATGATTCCCCAGGTCGTCGACACCGTCGTCTACATCGAGGCCGGCGAGGTCAACACCGTCTACGACGTCCGGACGGAGGTCAAAGTCCCCGCCGGGCTCACCGAAGAGGACCTCGCCAGACCGGTTATTCAGGTCACGAACTTCGAGACGAACGAACCCGAATACGAGATCTACACGTTCAACCGTCAGGTCGTCACCGTTCCGCTGAAAGACGACGAAAACGGCCCCGGAAGCGATTCCGGCGTCGATCGCATCGCCAAACAGGAGATCGAACGCGAGATCCGGTCGATCGCTCACGGCTACGTCGACGTTCGCTTAAAGAGCCAGAATCGCGCGGTCGTCTACGTCGAAGAAGACGACATCTCGAGCGTCATCGGTAAAGGCGGTGGCCGAATTACGGATGTCGAGAACCGGCTCGGAATCGATATCGACGTTCGCACGCACGACGAGAATCCTCACTACGGGACGAGCGATAGCGAGGGATCGCGATCGAACAGCGCCGGAAGCGGTCACAGCGGCGGGAGCGGCGGTGGCGGTCAGCAGGCTGCCGGTCAGACGGTAACCCCCGATATCACGTCACGACACATCGTCATCCCCGTTGACGACAACCACGGCGAGACCGTCGAGGTTCAGGCCGGCGGCGACTATCTCTTTACCGCGACGGTGAGCCGTGGCGGCGAGATTCAGGTTTCGAGAGGGAGTGCGATCGCGGACGAACTAGAGCAGGCGATCGATCGGAAAGAGCCGGTAACGGTGGTTCCGTCGTAG
- a CDS encoding tyrosine-type recombinase/integrase has translation MSGSSNRRTGRDGNTVDGAVVRYLESLDSGGSKATMRSPLSGFAAFCEREGIESVGTLETSDLREYAFALRERHIEGELKASTANTYFDYTRAFLSFCVREELLDRNPADTNRATEYLPEDKGDRTRQFWTPAQRRGIVAYASKRVDMALDGTIDVSREIAFRDRAIVVLLAEAGVRGAEIFRDTNDDVRDGLHWSDVDLEQKMIRVFGKSRQYEEAALPGAARDALQRYQRVLEPPSDDWPVFPTAHAPSKWGALRAAVDDYDGDRPIDDLLRDHEVVPLALTKEGGRQVMKRLSDEAPIELEDGHDYLQPHGARRALGAELYESGHSELAQSALRHKSIETTHEAYSDIQAADVADSIDEIRE, from the coding sequence ATGTCCGGATCATCGAACCGACGGACGGGACGAGATGGAAACACCGTCGACGGTGCGGTGGTGCGCTATCTCGAGTCGCTGGATTCCGGTGGCTCGAAGGCGACGATGCGCTCGCCGCTCTCCGGATTCGCGGCGTTTTGCGAGCGAGAAGGGATCGAGAGCGTCGGGACACTCGAGACGAGCGACCTTCGCGAGTACGCGTTCGCCCTCCGCGAGCGCCACATCGAAGGTGAGCTGAAGGCCTCGACGGCCAACACGTACTTCGATTACACGCGCGCATTTCTCTCTTTTTGCGTTCGCGAAGAGCTTCTAGATCGCAATCCGGCGGATACCAACCGGGCGACCGAGTACCTGCCCGAGGACAAAGGCGACCGAACGCGCCAGTTCTGGACGCCCGCCCAGCGACGAGGGATCGTCGCCTACGCGAGCAAGCGCGTGGATATGGCTCTCGACGGAACGATCGACGTTTCCCGCGAGATCGCCTTTCGGGATCGAGCGATCGTCGTCCTCCTCGCGGAGGCCGGCGTCCGCGGTGCCGAAATCTTTCGTGATACGAACGACGACGTTCGCGATGGACTCCACTGGAGCGACGTCGACCTAGAGCAGAAGATGATCCGCGTCTTCGGGAAGTCCCGACAGTACGAGGAGGCGGCGCTTCCGGGTGCCGCACGGGATGCACTCCAGCGCTATCAGCGGGTGCTCGAGCCCCCGAGCGACGACTGGCCGGTGTTCCCGACCGCTCACGCACCCTCGAAGTGGGGGGCGCTGCGCGCGGCCGTCGACGACTACGACGGCGACCGTCCGATCGACGATCTCCTTCGCGATCACGAAGTCGTTCCGCTCGCGCTAACGAAAGAGGGAGGGCGTCAGGTAATGAAGCGACTCAGCGACGAAGCGCCGATCGAACTCGAGGACGGTCACGACTACCTCCAACCTCACGGCGCGCGGCGCGCACTGGGGGCGGAGCTGTACGAGAGCGGACACTCGGAGCTAGCACAGTCGGCGCTCCGACACAAGTCGATCGAGACGACCCACGAGGCCTACTCCGATATTCAGGCGGCGGACGTCGCGGATTCGATCGACGAGATTCGGGAGTGA